The genomic segment TCCAATAGTAGTTGAAGGGTCATGGAAAGCATAATCCAAGAGACACTTATGAAGATATTTCTCTTCATCCAAATTCCATGGCAACCCTATCATTCGATCTACCAGATTATTCTTGATACAGAGACAACAAATTTCTGTCACCAATATCTCCACCCAGTTTTCCCAGGTCCTGCATTCACCTTTAAGATCATCGGAAGCATCTCGAGGTGGTCCAGCCTTGAACTTATTTTCCCTGACTTTGGTGCAGAGCATTCTCTGATGCATAAATGCTTCAGTCAACAGTCCACACTCCACCCTAACCTGAATTGCAGTAACAGCATCACTAAGTGAAACCATTTGAGATCCATCATGCCCAGACCATCTTAAGACCATCAATGCTGTTTCAGGATTCTCCCTTTCCAATAGCACTTGAGCAATCTTAGGATGAGTTGATGGGCCTGAAATCTCAGGAAGAAGGTTGCAAGCTTCCTGAGGAACATAAATCAATGAGCAGCTGTCAGCATCTAAAAAAGAACTTGGAAAGCACATATTTCATTTCATGAGAGGATTAGAAAAAGTGCTGCAGTCATTCCCAAAATGTAGCTACAACACACAAGTATAACAATACAGAATATCTGCCACCACAAGTTATTGAATATGAAGAGTTTTATGCATTTTAAGCAATAGCATAAAGAATGCACTGATGGATCTCAATAGGACATTTTCAAACACAGAGTATAATTTTCTTGTAACAGAGTTTTACCTGTTACCAATGAAATCTCTGAATCTTTTACTTTAGaagaatacaaaataaaaactttgaatAATGTAGGAATTAAATAGAGCCTCATTCAGATACTTGTAGCTTCAACAAGCTGTATTATTAACAACACattaagtgaaaaatatatatacttgtgaacttaaattaaaagatttcacTTGTTTGTTATATTTCTGTATCCTTAAACTGTCAGACTCCATAATTCATATACAAATAACAAGAACTCCTAACAAGAATTGTAGCCTGATGCAGTTTTTCAATGCTATATCCATTGTCTTGATCAGAAATAAAACAGATGATTagattaattcaataattcagTATCAGAATAAGTAGACATTCAATTACTTGCAGAGCTTCTTCGTTGTTATCGTCCAGAAGATAGAAGGTAAGTGATTCCAATAATGAATGCCTGGTTATACCAAATGTAGCTGAAAAGTCATCTACAATGTGTCGCCAACTTTCATCTGGCATCGTCCAATGTCGATCAAAAAGATAATATAGAAactgttttttatgttaagaaaaCAAAGGATGACATTACGTTCCGCAAGATGAGAATATATAATTGTCAGAAACATATTTAAGAAGGATCAAAGAGATAAAGGATACAATCGCTTGCTTTGCAAGCACCAAATCTGAACTCCCATGTAAAAAGAGTACATCAACAGCAGCTCGAAGATTTTCAAATGGATAGCATGCTTCCAAACCCTCTAGCTTAGACTTGCAAAACAACCCTCCATCCTTCTGCAATGGTGCAAGTTCTGACTCTTCTCCCATCTCCTGCGTATGATTCTGCTCTATCTTGAGATTGGCCAGAGCATCTTCAATGAACAAAGAACCAGCTAGCATGCTGGACTTGGCAGATTGATTTGCTACATCAGGCCATGAACGCTTAATTGCAGCTGATTTCCTTTGATGGACAACAGAACGCCATGACGATAAATTGGTATAACGAGACCTCACATTCTCCAGAAAGTGATGTCTTGCACACCATGCTATAATCTCCATATGCTGAAAATCAAGAATCAGCAGATAAAATGGGTTAAGAATCGCATGCAGCAATAGAAGACATGAAATGGCATGTTATGGTTTCTATAACACttgtggaagaagaagaaaagctattCTCAGTTCAATAGAAATCATCAAGTCAGTATTATTATtacaacaatgatgatgatgataaaaatacaGGCAATAAGAATTCTACATGTTCAGGACATTTCTGAACTCCAAGCTCCAGTTTATTGCATGGTGGGCTTTTCAAAAGTTCAACTTATAGATCATGGGATTCTAAAAATACTGGAAGAGAATATCACAAAATATTCACAAGGGGAAATGAAAGGATGGAACTAGGTGACATTATGTACAATGGAACAACAACATATAGGAAAGCAAGAACTACAGAAAAAGTTCTAAGTTTAGAACCTATAAACACTTGAAGGTAGCATTCTGTTAACAACTCAATCCTTTAAGCAACCAAACCTGTTTCGCCTTTGAAATGCTCTCTTGAAGGAGCTGCAAGTCATGAAGTCGTGCTGAAAGACTATCCTTAAATGATGATTCCAAAACTTCAAGGACATTGGATATTCCAGCCAAATGCAGAGAAAGTTTAAGAAGTAAACTCAACCTAGTTTTCATTTCTTCTGCTTCAAGATTATCTAACAAAATGTTAAGACTATTACACTTTGGTGATCACCCAAACAATATAAATGCAATTACACAAAGTAATAACAACCCTTAgaatatcaaatttgaaaagtttTGAGGATACATATTACTTGAAGTTCcgctgtgatttttttaaatgtccGCTTGCACCAATCCTTGACAACCACTTCATCCAACAAGAAAGCAATGACAGGATCGCTAGACACAGCACTTTCATCCATACAAATATCTGTAACATCTGTTAAATTTATGTTAAGGATATTCATAAGTTCAAGCATGGAgccttttatcttttttccgAATTTTATTTCAGAAATGACAATAGATCATCTATAAAGCATGAATGCCTAGACAGTCACACAGTAATAAAAGTATTAGGCTGCTCACATTTCAAATATCACTTTTACAGTTCAAATGCTTCCATTtagaaacaaaggaaaaaaagtgaagaaataatattttagggaATTGCCTCTGccagaattttaaaaatactagaaATGAATCAAATGCAccgattttttaaaagtgaataaaCATAGATGCGGCTAAGGTAGATGCAGCAAAGGGATACAGTGACAAATCAAAGAAACCAAGTTATTTTCCAAGGCAACATCAAATAAAGAATAAAGCCGTTGGACGTCAGCAGTTAATTCATTGTCCACATCTTCTTTCTCCTGAAATCTTTCATCACATCTTTTGGAAATAAGGCCAGCCTCTATGCACTCGTAGTAAAGGCGAGGATTGAGCCTAATTCCTGTCTTTGGAATAGGTATTCTACAAATTGGGCAAAGATCACACCGTTGACTACACTCAGAGCATAAGGAAGCATGGCCACATGAGTTCAACACATGCTGAACATAGCGCCCACAACTTCTCAAATCTCTAGCTGCCCGGCAACGCTCGACTTTCGCTTCGCTGCACAACTCAATTAAATCAATAGATGCCAAGTGTTCCAATGCTTCCTGTGATAAGaatcaacacaaaaataaaatttctcattGACCAAGCAACTGATGAATATACAGCAAGAGGTGTGTCATATCCCTGTTCTGAAGTGCAAAAAACCAAACCACAAATACTTAAATCCCCAAGCATGGACTGGTTACAATTGGACAAGAAGAGAACTTTAACGCCAAACATTCTATACACCCATGATTTAGATCTAATATCCAATCAGGTCAATTCATAGCATTACTCGTGTAAGCAAAATTGGTCCCCGCAAAACatccttttgaaataataacgGGTCTTAACCTTTACTAGCTTAGTCAAAACAAACAGCCAGCAGCTCATACAATTGCTATCAAATCCAGTTTCAAGAAGCATGCCCGTTAAGCAAAAAAACAACTAGAGACACAATGTATGAAGTAGCAGACCACTAACAATCCTCGTTGTACTACAATTTCACTTCTTCCTCATCGTATTAGGGgtatatctaaaataaataaattgattagcAAACGATAACATTTTATTGTTCTCTAATCCTACCGAGGAAAGTTCAGTTGTCACTTGTCAATGATGGTTCAAAACCTAAATTTCCGTTCACTGGTTTCTCGATCCCACCCTCtacaacaaaaatgaaaataccCTAATCCGCtgtataattgaaaattaacgTGGAATGAGGTCCATTGGACTAACTATAAGCAGATAAATACATAATCACAAGCAGCTACTACTTGAATAAAAAAGCTTACTTAAATTCAATGACGCTTCAAACaacaataccataaaaaaaagagagagctgAGGTTAACTCTATCTGTTACAGTGAGTTTGTGAAGCAATAATGatcctaaaaccctaaaaaatagtAGTAGGACAATAGCTAGGAAGGGCTTCAGGGTTTTATAAAGTAATTGAGAAAGAGTTTCACGCACTTGAACAGCTCGGCTGCTGTAGTTAGGTAGACGAGACAAAGCAGTGGATCTTGCAGTGCCTCCACCGCAGTCGGCGGAGCTGGAAGGTGAAACCCGACCGTTCATTTGGTTTCGCTCCATTTTCTCTCGGAGAAGAATTCGTGATTCAAGAGACACAAATTAGAAGGGTGGAAATgactcgaaaaaaaaaaagggaagatgGGGGAGGGGCGCTTCAAGAGAACGGTGCCATTGGTAGCTAGTTAAGCCTCtgagaaaataattcaaatttttcgCAAATAATTTTTGGTGTTGGAAGGGAAGGAAGATGCGTTCGTTTTTCCAAAAAAGAGAGGTCCGGGTCGAGTCCAGTGGGAAAACTGGGCCTTTTAGACCACGGTAATGTAGCTTACACCAGCTATGACACTGGGCCAATAGTCCAAAGCCTGATGGGCAAGCTTGCATGTTATTCGCCCCTTGAATACGACGCCGCTCAAGTTTTGGACCTCTCCTCCTTCCAAGAGAAAACATTCTCTGGGCTCTTTGTTTCACATAGCGTTTGTTTTGCTGTGGTTGAAACTAGCTACGAAGcgccggttttttttttccaagggaAAAATAAACATGGAGCTCTCCAGAAATTTTTTTGGATATGTGccgataaaatcaagaaaaaaaatccatgcaaCAACAGGGCATAATAAATGCAGTAGTATAATGTAACAATATCATTAATGATAATATGAGAGAAAATGGTAGTGAAGAGAGAGAATGAAGGTTGGGTTACTCGGGCATGAACCACAAGTCTACGATGATGTTACATTGATCCAAAGGTTACGTGGAGGGTAAATTAATGTcaccttttttaaaatgtcaCGATAAATAAAATgtcacctttttttaaaaaattagttaaattagTCATTATCTTGAATCTAGAATTCAACAATAAGAAAAGTGGTTGAGAAATCGAGGCTGGTAAATTTTTGGCCTAAAAAGggattttcaacatattttcacTCATTAACAcctttataatttcaaaaagcTAATCTATAAGCTCAAAATATACTTTAAttgatccaaaaacaaaatcaagttgtggaaaaaaaaaactccaagcccggtctttttttttgtcaagataaagagagaaaatatctAAATGAAACTCCTCTCGTTAATTGAAACTCATTGACACCAAAAACGATcgattttttcataaatatcagACATTTTcaactttctctcttctatTTCAGCAactcccctctctctctttctctctcttatatgctcaattgaaaataaatttttagatcaaaatattcaattgaaaaactaaataggCCAAAAAGAAATTTGACAAAACTAGTCATGATCTCGCAAAACTAGtcatcatatattttaaagtcaAATTTGAACCTGCTTGGTTCGTATTACATTTTGTCTAAGACCAAGAcattgttagtttaatatgcctTGTATCCAATCAGTTGGTTACACGTGATATTATTACACTTGTGTAGATACATATTTGTTACatagttattattaataaaggtttaatttatttttaaaattcatacaatattatattaatgaatctaatatttgatttataaatcaagagtaaagataaagttcatgggataaaaatattttgcaaagaaaattacaaagttatAATTATGGGATTcatattgcatcaaagcattgttcctaaaatgTTTATGGTCGATGCTTTATTAAATACTGGACAATTATTAAAGCCATAGAGATTGATacattttatattcttttctttataaaaaaagcaGTTGTTCTTATAATTTGAGGAATAAGAAATACTTAGAATTAATAAATAGGTGTTTGTCATAAGATATATACACTAAACTAGCTCACATAAGAATTTTATATGGAGAGATTACTTATATCTATGGAAATGCTCATGTAACGGTTGAGTAAGTGCTATgcagacttgagatcactaagttattttatatagagaatgttatgttttaatcatgtaacatgttatcttaatcaaGGTAACAAAGGGGTGTACATTGGGCATAGcataaactatataaaggtatttgAATAATCAATAGAGGATTCATCACCTTgggtgaattaaaaaatatatttcatctattctcaaatagtaCTGACTAAGAAATCCTTGGCCAAAGTggaatgaattttgaaaaaagtttCAAGTCTTATTCAAGCGATCAATTACTATTATGTAGAGAGCAAccatgatttaacatgacagACATATTTCatactttaatgttaaatcaaaacattattgatgagaggatattaattacactaaaaaatcattcacttaaaggttaagtcaaatcactaatgatttttataatattttgggGATTATAACACATTGCTAGACGATGTAtctaatcttcaaatataaattaatcaattattgagttgataataaattaaattatttaatttatttaattagaattaaaatttatatttgagccaacatattaaaaacctaatgggtcacacacattaagaaccattagtcataaaataaactaagatgatttaattaagtatgacttgatcaaaatatattttataaattatagactAGAATATAATCAATAcagaaattatatttatagacctagaaaaatcaagttgggACTTGACTGgattaatttctatattttcctaaattaatatatggatattattcagGTGGCGAATTGATATTTTGCcaatttataaggttttttatattttcttataaatagtaagctatgcttttttttttttattttaagtgcttgtttattaaacaaaaaaaattacataagtcacaaaataaaaatctaacattCTAATcataacaatctctctctcttaaattgagatttaagagatttctcacTAGTGATTCGTGTGGATTATCATTAGAAACTAGACAATTGGATGACTTGTGGTTTACGACGACTCgacctttaaagaattattcaaagtcaaagaagatcaaatcttcaggtaataaatccctaaacaaCTTTAGATCTATCTAATATGATCTTATTGGCTCtagaataattttgttttattgtttccatatataatatttagaaatCCAACAAACACATCAATGAATGAAGGATACTAACCCCATTACAAACCGTGGTCTACTTACTTATTAGTGTGACCAGCAACAAGATGTGTGAATACTTATTGTTGGCATGTGAATGTGATGCTTGTTATGCCAAGCTATTGTGTCCTCCATTTGGGCAATATGTTGGTACATCAATATGGAGTCAAGAGTTACAATGTGAGATTATGCGTAAGGAGGAACTATATAAGGTATTAGGTCTTACATGGAGGACTATCTTTTTTATTGGACCATGCAACCTGACATTTCAGGATTGCAATGTCTGTACCAGAGAATTTCATTTCTTAATAGTGATTTAGCTCACTTAGagttaaataatgatttttgttgGGAAATCCTTGTTCTTAGTTGGAGTTAATTCCTTGCATAACATGACAAGCCAACATCCTTCCTGATCATACTTAAAAAATCTACACGGCGTATTGCATATTCTTATTTCACTTTCAATCTTGGACGAATCACgaactttttttctctcaattatGAATGGTTTAAGAACGCCTTATCCggtaataaaaatacaatgcgAAACTCGTCGTCATCAACATCTTCATCACCTTACTTTCTCGCCCATATAAAGACGTATATTAGAATGTGTTGtggctaaaataaaaaagaaatgatgtaTTTGGAGTGGATTACAAGGCTAGAATTCCTCTTACTGATTTTGTTAGAGATATATTCCTTAACTATAAAACATATGTGAGCAAGCCTCACACTAACGACTGGGTGATACTTGCATCATTGGATTGGTTTATACAACATTTGTGAAGGTGTCGATGAAATGTGATGTCTTATGGCCAACATTGCGCTCAATTTATGTCGTGGCGGACTTCAATAGGTTGGGTAGGCCGAGCGTCTTGAAGAGGTATTACCGGAAGATGAGATTGTTTATCGGTAGTGTTTTAGGGATACTGGTTTGTCTATGAGTTAGGGTAATGTTAG from the Populus nigra chromosome 1, ddPopNigr1.1, whole genome shotgun sequence genome contains:
- the LOC133673542 gene encoding E3 ubiquitin-protein ligase HOS1-like, encoding MERNQMNGRVSPSSSADCGGGTARSTALSRLPNYSSRAVQEALEHLASIDLIELCSEAKVERCRAARDLRSCGRYVQHVLNSCGHASLCSECSQRCDLCPICRIPIPKTGIRLNPRLYYECIEAGLISKRCDERFQEKEDVDNELTADVQRLYSLFDVALENNLVSLICHYVTDICMDESAVSSDPVIAFLLDEVVVKDWCKRTFKKITAELQVIYNLEAEEMKTRLSLLLKLSLHLAGISNVLEVLESSFKDSLSARLHDLQLLQESISKAKQHMEIIAWCARHHFLENVRSRYTNLSSWRSVVHQRKSAAIKRSWPDVANQSAKSSMLAGSLFIEDALANLKIEQNHTQEMGEESELAPLQKDGGLFCKSKLEGLEACYPFENLRAAVDVLFLHGSSDLVLAKQAIFLYYLFDRHWTMPDESWRHIVDDFSATFGITRHSLLESLTFYLLDDNNEEALQEACNLLPEISGPSTHPKIAQVLLERENPETALMVLRWSGHDGSQMVSLSDAVTAIQVRVECGLLTEAFMHQRMLCTKVRENKFKAGPPRDASDDLKGECRTWENWVEILVTEICCLCIKNNLVDRMIGLPWNLDEEKYLHKCLLDYAFHDPSTTIGSLLVVFYLQRYRYAEAYHVHSKLESMEQEFISQNSVSGEALSRIRSASHRREELVVQSIQLLPKVQQEQVKTGKLPPEVHRTSREEVEIQERADLPLVQEPKSSSLLVSLPASSSFVSLTNHNIMLKPSSLETPPRFGASIKNPHMELGNHGSSSVLHQRLSSSPERTQKRRVSVNKNFKFDGISTPMMHHGSHMNTTPLKETSRTSLEVLPNSNLLHNLFDKMSPEREQNGFVKQLRNTSPPYSHRITANPVPLFGSNNGLPNDTNGGPRTKSSKDDLMDIAWSGREEFIVDEREVNDGLRWRTDETSDEEEEHVPERVVGVGSYTATARRVRKSRFSRR